The Pseudomonas nunensis genome includes the window CTGGCGGATGTCTCGCAACTGCCAGTGCTGGTAGACGGCAAGCAACTGGTCGGGGTGATCGACGAGTCGGATATTCTGTTCGGCATGCAAGAAGATGCCTCGCACTTTCGCTTGACCGTGGCCAGCGCAATGACCGACAAAGTGCAGACCCTGTCGCCCGGCGCCAGTCTGGCTGAACTGCAAGCCGAACTCGATCGCGGGCTGGTGGCGATTATTGCCGACGCTTCAGGCTTCCACGGCCTGATTACCCGCGTCGACCTGCTCAATCACTTACGGAGATCCCTTACATGAGTCAGCACGATGAAACCGGTGCGCCGCGCGCCTTCGCCACTCGGGTGATCCACGCCGGGCAGGTGCCGGACCCGTCCACCGGGGCGCTGATGCCGCCGATCTACGCCAACTCCACCTACCTGCAATCGAGCCCCGGCGTGCACAAGGGCCTCGACTACGGTCGCTCGCACAACCCGACGCGTTTCGCCCTGGAGCGTTGCGTCGCCGACCTCGAAGGCGGCACCCAGGCCTTCGCATTCGCCTCCGGGCTGGCGGCGATTTCCACCGTGCTTGAGCTGCTCGACGCCGGCTCGCACATCGTCTCCGGCAACGACCTGTATGGCGGCACTTTCCGCCTGTTCGACAAAGTGCGCCAACGCAGCGCCGGGCATCGCTTCAGCTACGTCGACCTGACCGACCTCTCGGCTTTCGAAGCGTCGCTGCAGGACAACACGCGGATGGTCTGGGTCGAAACCCCGAGCAACCCGCTGCTGAGCCTCACCGACCTCAGCGCCATCGCCCGCCTCTGCCGCGACCGCGGGATCATCTGCGTCGCCGACAACACTTTCGCCAGCCCATGGATCCAGCGTCCGCTGGAACTCGGCTTCGACATCGTCGTGCACTCGACCACCAAATACCTCAACGGCCATTCCGACGTGATCGGCGGCATCGCCATCGTCGGGCAGAACCCGGAACTGGCCGAACGCCTGGGCTTCCTGCAAAACTCCGTCGGCGCCATCTCCGGCCCGTTCGACGCCTTCCTCACCCTGCGCGGCGTGAAAACCCTGGCCCTGCGCATGGAACGCCACTGCAGCAACGCACTGGAACTGGCGCAATGGCTGGAACGCCAGCCGCAAGTATCCCGCGTCTACTACCCGGGCCTGCCGTCGCACCCGCAGCACGAATTGGCACGCCGGCAAATGCGCGGGTTTGGCGGGATGATTTCGGTTGACCTGAACACCGACCTGGCGGGCGCCAAACTCTTTCTTGAAAGCGTGAAAATATTTGCCCTGGCTGAAAGTCTGGGTGGCGTGGAGAGCTTGATCGAGCACCCGGCGATCATGACTCACGCGAGTATTCCGGCGGAAACGCGGGCGCAGTTGGGGATTGGCGATGGCTTGGTGCGGTTGTCGGTGGGGGTTGAGGATGTGGAGGATTTGAGAGCGGATCTGGCGCAGGCGTTGGCGCGGATTTGAATCGAAGGCTGGACTGCGAGCATTGCCAAGTCCAGCAATCGACCTGATGAGATCAGCCGCTCGATAGAGTCGCCATTCAATCCCGAGCAATTTGTCATTTGCCAAGGCTTAAGGCAGGGTCGAAACCACTGAGATCCCTGCCAAAGGAGTTACCCCATGTCAAAGCTCTATCCCAGTATCGATCCCGAGGGGCTGGTCGAGTACTCAGTGGTCTATACCGACCGTTCGCTCAACCACATGTCGCAGTCGTTTCAGGACGTGATGAAGAACATTTCCAGGACCCTGAAACAGGTCTACAACGCCCAGGCTGTGGCGGTGGTCCCGGGCAGCGGCACATTCGGCATGGAAGCGGTGGCGCGACAGTTTGCCACCGACCAGCAATGCCTGGTGATACGCAACGGCTGGTTCAGTTATCGCTGGAGCCAGATCCTTGAGATGGGCAAGATCCCGGCGGCCACCACGGTGCTGAAAGCCCGACCGGTCGACACGGGTCACCAGGCTGCCTACGCCCCACCGCCTCTGGACGAAGTGCTGGCAGCCATTGCGGCGCAGAAGCCGCAGATTGTCTTCGCGCCCCACGTTGAAACCTCATCAGGGATTATCCTGCCCGACGAGTACCTGCGGGCCGTCGGCGACGCCGTGCATGCGGTGGGCGGCCTGTTCGTGCTGGACTGCATCGCCTCGGGCACGCTTTGGGTTGATATGCAGAAATGCGCAGTCGACCTGCTGATCAGCGCACCGCAGAAAGGCTGGAGCGCCTCCCCTTGCTGCGCGCTGGTGATGCTCAGTTCTTTGGCCCTCGAGCGCATCGAACAGACGCAAAGCAGCAGCTTCGCCTGCGACCTGAAAAAGTGGCTGCAGATCATGCAGGCCTACGAACAGGGCGGACATGCCTACCATGCGACCATGCCCAGCGATTCCCTCGCGCGATTTAACGAAGTGATGAAAGAGACGCAAGCCTACGGCTTCGAAAAGGTCCGCGACGAACAACAGGCTCTGGGCGATCGGGTGCGCGCAATGTTGACCGGCAAAGGCATCAAAAGCGTGGCCGCAGCCGGCTTCCAGGCCCCTGGCGTAGTGGTGAGCTACACCGATGACGCCGACATCAAGAGCGGTAAGAAATTTGCCAACCACGGCCTACAGATCGCCGCCGGAGTGCTGTTGCAATGCGACGAGCAGGCCGATTTCCAGACCTTCCGCATCGGTCTGTTCGGACTGGAAAAGCTGCACAATATCGAGCGCACGGTCAGCACCCTGGAGCAGGCACTGGACGAGGTGATGGGTAATTAAGGCCGATTCGGGCCGACAGCAGATAGCGAACTTGTGAACTCCAGGAAGGCATTCGGCGTTGGGCACTGCCGGCCCATGGCGCTGATCTTTGGCGAGTTTGACGCTGGTCGCCGGGATGTGGTGTTAGAACCATAAGGGAAAGCCCGTGGACGTGTGTTACTGACACGGGTGCCCTTTTGCGCTAATAGAAAAGGTTTCCAACGAAGCCTTTTCATGGGACGGAGAATTGGCGGCTGAATGAGTTGGATTGACTTGAGGCTGAGGTTTGCCAAGGTCTGCAATCGGCCAAAAGCAGCCCGTCTCCAAGTGCAGATCACGGTTAGGCACATCCTCGGAATATCCTCTACTTACCAGCTTTTCCATCGTCATGCGAGCCGAAAAAAGTTCCCCTTAGGCTTCTCCGCTTTGGGCAATCCACGTAAGCACCTCGGTTGCATTGGCACCGGGGTCCTGAATGTCCTCAAATGTGTTTACAACAAGCCCGTCATGAATGATTAGCGTTATTCGAGCGTAAAATGTTTGTCCCTCCACATCAAAGGTTTTCAGCCCTAAGCTTGATGCCAACTTGCAATGGGGATCAGAGAGTAACGAGTAGTTGAGACTCATACGCTGTACGAGTTCTTGCTGGTACGCACTTGCCTGAGTAGAAAGTCCAAACACATTCAAGAAGCCTGAATCGACCAGTTGATCGCGACTGTCTCTGAACCCGCATGCCTGAGGGGTACAGCCTCTGGCGCCAGGAATTTCCGAAAGCCCCTCAGGTGCCGTCTCGTTGGGATTTCCGGTTCGGGGGTAGATAAAAATCACGCACCACCCTGAAAGGCTGGTCAAATCGATATCCATGCCCGTTGTACATGGCAATGAAATCGCGGGCAGACGCCGGCCGATTAAAACGTTAGTACTGTGATCGATAGGCAAGTTGATGTTCATAAAGCTCTCGTATTGTTGATTATTAACGGCGACGTATTGCGTTTGTCAGAGCGGTGGACACTCTTCCTGGTCAGTTTTCGTCTTGATTCGGGCGTAGAAAGAGCCCACGCAAACAACGAAAACGGCGCCAATGCTTGAAGCAACGTAGTACAGGGTTTTATCCGCGTTCATGCTTGGTTGCACCAAGGTGTCCAAACTTGCCATGCCGCCAGCTATCCACCCGAGCAACCCGGCGCCAAATAGGACCACCTGCGGAAATCGCTCTATCAGATCGAGAACAAACCCGCTGCCCCAGACGATGATGGGGATGCTGATCAATACTCCAAGTGAGACGATAAACATATCCCCTCCCGCGGCGCCCGCTATAGCCAAGACGTTGTCCAAAGACATGACAGCGTCGGCAATGACAATCGTTTTTATCGCATTCAGAAGTAAGACAGTCCCCTTGATAGAATCGTAGTGATCCTCCTCTGCCTTCATCATTTTGATCCCTATCCATAAAAGCAAGATCGCCCCGACGATTCTCAAGCCCGGAAGTGCCAACAACTGCATGGCAAAGAAGAGCATGACGATGCGCAGCACAATGGCCCCCGCCACGCCAGAGATGACGGCTTTGCTTCTTAGATGCCTGGGGAGATTTCGACAAGCCATGGCGATAACCACGGCATTGTCAGCCCCCAACATAATGTCAATGGCTATGATTTGCCCGATCGCCAGCCAAGGACCTGGCAAGTTCAAGAACTCAATCAACTGGAAACTCCTGGCTGCGGCGCAGCGAGCATGATTTTTAAACCCAAGTACTTCTAGCAGATCGCTTTGGGCGTCGGATTGACTTCTAACTCAAGTGGTAAAGCGGAAAGGCGCCGAATAGAAGTCCGCCAGCCAACAGGCTCAAACTGGAAAGAATTGCCCACTTCAGTGCAAAGCGCTGGTGGTCACCCAAATCGACTTTCGCCAAGGAAATCAGTAGATAGAGAGCAGGAACCAACGGGCTCAACAGGTGCACGGGTTGACCCACTATGGAGGCACGAGCAATCTCCAAAGGCGTGATGCCATATTGAGCGGCTGTGTGGGCGATCACAGGCAGGATGCCGAAGTAAAAGGCATCATTGGACATGAAGAACGTCAAAGGCATGCTGATCAGCGCGGTGAACACCGCAAGAAAAGGACCAAAGCTGTCAGGGATGATGCTAAGCAAGCTTTTAGCCATGGCATCGACCATGCCTGTACCCGATAGAATCCCCGTAAATATGCCCGCCGCGAATATAAGCGCAGTCACCGCCAATACATTTGAGGCGTGGGCAGCAATCCGTTCCCTCTGTTGTTCAATCCTTGGGTAGTTGATCACTATCGCGATAGCAAACCCCACCATAAACAATATCTGGATAGGCATTGCACCGACGACGAGGCAGGCAATCAATACGAGCGTAACGATCAAATTGGGCCAGAACATTTTGGGACGTCGAAGTTTTTCACACTCTTCTGCCGAACCATGCCCCAAGGCCAACGAGCCGTTATGAAAATCCTCCAGATGGATAACGCCAAGCCGAGCACGCTCGCGGCGGCCGAGAACTATAGCGGTGAACACCAGGGTCGCCGCGGCAATCAGCAGGGCAGGAATCATCGGGAGAAATATCTCCAGCGCGTCCACGTGCAGCGCGGCGGCAGCACGTGCTGTAGGGCCTCCCCATGGTGAGATATTCATGATTCCGGTAGCGATGCTAAGTATGCAAGTCAGGCCGAGAACATTCATGCCAAGGCGCTGGTAAAGTGGCAAAAATGCTGCGCAGGCGATCATGTACGTCGTGGAGCTGTCGCCATCCAGAGACACGAGCATGGTGAGTATTGCGGTACCCACTAGCACTTTCAGCGGATCACCTTTCACCAACTTTAGAATATTGCGTACCAGCGAATCGAAAAGCCCGGCGTCGATCATGATGCCGAAATAAAGGATTGAGAACGTCAACATGACACCTGTAGGGGCCAATGTCTTTACCCCATCCAGCATCATTGATCCCAGTCCTGCGTAGTGACCTCCCAGAACGGCAAAAACGATAGGAACGATGATCAAGGCAATTAGCGCCGACAGGCGCTTCGTCATGATCAGGTACATGAAGCAGATAACCATTGAAAAGCCGAGGATTGCCAACATGGCCGGACTCTCTTTTTTTATTAGGCGCACAGAGTCCCCAGCGGCCACATCTGGCCGTTCTGAAGACGGTTTCTGGTGGGAAGCGGGTCAGGCTATGGCGGAGGTGCCGCGCTGGATGGCAAGACGTGGATCATGGGAAAACCTCGCATGTTGTTATGTTTGTTTTATGCAGTTCAATGTCATCAAGTGAGCAGGCTGCTTGTTCAAATGCTCAAGCAAATGTATTTGATCTCCAGGTACTCCTCGATCCCGTACTTGGAGCCCTCACGACCCAGCCCGGAGGCTTTTACTCCACCGAAGGGTGCGACCTCGTTTGAGATAAGCCCGGTGTTAATGCCGACCATGCCGTACTCCAGCGCTTCGGCAACGCGAAACACACGGGACAGGTCGTGGGCATAGAAGTAGGAAGCCAGGCCAAATTCAGTATCATTCGCCAAGTCGACGACCTCCGCTTCATCCATAAAGCGAAACAGCGGCGCAAGTGGGCCAAAAGTCTCTTCCCTGGCGACCTTTGCGCTATTAGGGACATCCACCAAAATGGTCGGTAAAAAATAGCCGCCACCCTTGGAATGGGCCTCTCCACCCGCAACGATCCGGGCGCCTTTGCTCACAGCGTCATCAATGTGCTCTTTGATCTTCGCGACGGCCTTGGCATCAATCAAAGGGCCAACGCTTACGCCTTCGTCCAGACCGTTGCCGACCCTCAGTTTCGCGACGGCAACCCTTAGTTTTTCGCAGAACGCATCGTAAACGCCGTCCTGCACATACAGTCGGTTAACGCAGACACATGTCTGCCCCGCATTGCGATACTTCGAAGCAATGGCGCCTTCCACGGCTTTGTCCAAATCAGCGTCATCAAAGACGATGAAGGGCGCATTCCCCCCCAACTCAAGGGACAACTTCTTCAACGTCGGTGCGCTCTGCGCCATCAACCTGGAGCCAATTTCAGTAGAGCCAGTAAAGGAAATTTTGCGCACGATGGGGTTTTCAGTCAGCTCGGCACCAATCTCAGTGGCCGAACCCGTGACAACGTTGAGCACACCTTTGGGGATGCCAGCGCGCTCCGCCAATTCGGCCAGGGCCAGTGCCGTGAACGGTGTCTGACTGGCAGGCTTGACCACCATCGTACATCCGGCCGCCAGCGCCGGCCCCGCTTTGCGGGTGATCATCGCCGCTGGAAAATTCCACGGGGTAATCGCGGCGGTGACACCGATCGGCTGCTTGATGACAAGGAGGCGTTTGTCGGCCTGATGTCCTGGAATCGTATCGCCATAGACCCGCTTGGCCTCTTCGGCAAACCACTCTAGAAACGAAGCGGCATAGATAATCTCGCCCTTGGCCTCCAGTAGCGGTTTTCCCTGCTCAAGGGTCATGAGCCGGGCCAAGTCATCCTGGTTCTCAAGCACCAGCTCGTACCAGCGACGCAACTTGATTGAGCGCTCTTTTGCGGTCAGCGAACGCCAACCTTGCAATGCGCGTTGGGCTGCATCAATGGCGCGTTGAGTCTCGATACGCCCCAACCCGGGAACCGTACCAAGCGTCTTTCCATTGGCTGGATTGTCCACGGCAAACGTGGCGCCGTTGTCGGCATTGATCCAGATGCCGTCCACATAGGCTTGTTGTCGAAACAGGGAAGCATCTTTGAGCTGCATGACGTTCTCTTCTTGTTGGAGGGCCGGGGTCCCTGAGGTTTGCGTGACGAGGAGCGATTTCATACCGCAGCACTCAACGCCTTGATCTCCTGATGCAGGATGCGGTCGTTCTCCGAATAGTCGACCGGGCAGTCGATCACATGCACACCGGGGGTCTCCAGGCAGTGCTGTACCAACGGCGCGAAAGCGGCTGCGCTGTTAACCCGGTGGCCAAAGGCACCGTAGCTTTGGGCGTAAAGCACGAAGTCCGGGTTTCCGTAGTCCAGACCAAAATCCTCAAACCCCATCTGTGCCTGCTTCCAGCGAATCATTCCGTAAGCGTCGTCGCGCAGGATGATGACCACCAGATTCATCTTCAAACGCACGGCGGTTTCAAGCTCCTGGCTGTTCATCATGAATCCACCATCGCCACACACCGCCACAATCGGAATCTGGGGATAGACGAGGCGTGCCGCCATCGCCGAAGGCAGACCGGCTCCCATGGTTGCCAATGCGTTATCCAGCAATACGGTGTTCGGCATGTAGGCCTTGTAGTTGCGGGCAAACCAGATTTTGTAGATACCATTGTCCAAGGCAACGATGCCGTTGGCCGGCATGACCTGGCGCAGGTCCGCGACCAGTCGTTGCGGGTAAACCGGAAAACGATCGTCGGTAGCGCCTTCGGCTACGTGAGCTTCGTTGGCTTCACGAATCGCCAGCAAACGTTTGAAATCCCAGGTTGGCTGCGCAACTAGTGCATCGTTGATCTCCCAGATCGCATTGGCGATATCACCCACCACCTCGATCTGAGGGAAATACACAGGATCAACCTCGGCGGAACGGAAACTGACATGGATTACTTCGGAGCCACCACGAACCATAAAAAAAGGCGGCTTTTCAATCACGTCATGGCCGATGTTGACGATTAGATCAGCCGCCTCCAGCGCACGGTGAACGAAGTCATTGGCCGACAACGCCGCATTGCCCAAAAAACGCGGATGGCGTTCGTCGACGACGCCCTTGCCCAACTGCGTCGTTACGAACGGAATGCCGGTTTTCTCTATCAGTTGAAGTAGCACCCGGGCAGTCGACTTGCGGTTAGCCCCGGCACCGATGACCAACACCGGACTGCGTGCGGCTTGCAACTTGGCAACCGCGGCACGGATGGATTTTGCTTCGGCCACTGGGCGACGGCTGAGGCTTGGCGCAATGGGCGTGCTGTCGGTGTCTTCGGCGGCGATATCTTCAGGCAGCTCCAGGTGCACCGATCCTGGTTTTTCTTCTTCGGCCAGCCGGATTGCTTCACGGATACGCGACGGAATGTTATCGGCGGAAGCCAGTTGATGGGTGTACTTGGTCAGGGGCGCCATCATCCCGCAGACATCGAGAATCTGGAAACGGCCCTGCTTTGATTTTTTGATAGGCTTCTGACCTGTGATCATCAGCATCGGCATGCCTCCCAGATAGGCATAGGCTCCGGCGGTGACCAGGTTGGTCGCACCCGGGCCAAGCGTCGAGAGGCAGACACCGGTCTTGCCTGTGAGACGACCGTAAGTGGCGGCCATGAAGCCAGCGGGCTGCTCGTGGCGCGTCAGAATCAGCTTGATCGGCGAACGGGACAGCGAGTCCAGTAGGTCGAGGTTTTCTTCGCCGGGGATGCCGAATACATATTCAACACCCTCGTTTTCCAGACAGCGCACAACCAGCTCAGCAGCTTTCATTTTTTTACGCTCTTCGATAATTCAGTGAACAACCACGTTCTAATGGCGTGCATCAATCGGCGGAGCTTATCCAGCCAGGTAACGGCCTGGGCAGGTTTCGCCGTCAATGCATTGGCTTGCGCTATGACTGATGCGTCCTGAGTTTCACAGGGAGAACGTCAGCTCTTTATTGAAGTAACTCACCGACAGGACATGACCGGGCCCTTTGATATCGAAGGGCTCGCACATAGCCCCAGTCGACACTAGGTGACCGGCACGCAGCGTCACGCCCCGCTCGGCGGCATGCTGGTAGAGGGCAGCCAGCGAACTCAGAGGATCTGTAGCCGTGTCACCAAACAGACCTTTTGCCCTGGGTACGCCGTCCAGATTGACGACGGCCGTTTCCGCCAGCTCGCGCATGGCGTGCAGGTCTATGCCTTCACAAATCGACTTGCCCACAACCAGCGCTTCAAAACCGACGTTATCCGCAGCAAAGCTTGGCCATCCGACTGTTTTGCGGTCGGTGAAGCGCGAGCGCACCACCTCAAAGGTCACGCAAGTGGAGCGGATGTCCTCAGGGTTGACCGTTCTGCCCATCACAGGAGGCAGGTCCCGATCCAGGACAAAAGCAATTTCGCACTCGATCGTCACCGGCGTATCGGCAGGCAGTTGCAGGTGAATGCCAGTCCCATGCAGGCGCGCTCTTTCGAGCTGTCCTACCAGAGGCCGTGACAATTTCGCGGCGCGCATCGCAGCGGGGCTGCCCACGCCAAGCTTCCAGCCCGCCTGAGTACCGCCGGCCAATTTGAATAGCTCGTCCTGTGCGTCATAACCCTGTTTGAGCGTTTCCGGTTTGACTTCAGCAGGCAGCAGGTTTAACAGCTCGCCACTGCGCCACGCCTTCAACAAAACCGCTGCGGTCGCATTTGGATCAAAAAGAGAAGTTGGCATGTTGATCTCCTGATTATTGAGCGCGCAGTCGTTGGCAGACGGCGTCAGCAAATTCGAGTGTGGAGGCCTGACCTGTCAGGTCCCGAGTCCGTACATTGTCGGTATTCAAGGTTTCGTCGATGGCAACGCGCAGCCGCTGGGCGTCTTGTTCCAGGCCTACATGAGTCAGCATCATGGCCGCGGCCAGCATCAACGAAATCGGGTTGGCGATACCCATGCCGGCGATATCTGGTGCAGAACCATGAACCGCCTCGAAAATCGCGGTATCGGTGCCAAAGTTGGAGCCAGGCGCCATGCCCAGACCGCCCACCAAGCCGGCCAACTGGTCGGAGAGAATGTCGCCAAACAGGTTGGTGCAAAGCAACATGTCGAAACGCCAAGGGTTGAGCACCAGTTGCATGGCGCAGGCATCCACGATCATGTCCTCTATCTCGACCCGTCCTTCGTACTCCTTTGCGACTTCCCGAGCGGCTTCAAGGAACAACCCCGTCAGCTTCTTGAGTATGTTGGCCTTGTGCACGACCGTGATTTTCTTACGGCCATTTTTAATGGCGTACTCAAAGGCAAACCGCGCAATGCGCTCGCTGCCTTCACGTGTGTTGATGCCACTGGAAACGGCGATCGCCCGAGGATCGTTACCCACCGGGATGTAATACTCATTGGCGACGTAGAAACCCGCCAGGTTCTCCCGAATGAGGACCAGATCGATGTCCTGATAGCGT containing:
- a CDS encoding cystathionine gamma-synthase, encoding MSQHDETGAPRAFATRVIHAGQVPDPSTGALMPPIYANSTYLQSSPGVHKGLDYGRSHNPTRFALERCVADLEGGTQAFAFASGLAAISTVLELLDAGSHIVSGNDLYGGTFRLFDKVRQRSAGHRFSYVDLTDLSAFEASLQDNTRMVWVETPSNPLLSLTDLSAIARLCRDRGIICVADNTFASPWIQRPLELGFDIVVHSTTKYLNGHSDVIGGIAIVGQNPELAERLGFLQNSVGAISGPFDAFLTLRGVKTLALRMERHCSNALELAQWLERQPQVSRVYYPGLPSHPQHELARRQMRGFGGMISVDLNTDLAGAKLFLESVKIFALAESLGGVESLIEHPAIMTHASIPAETRAQLGIGDGLVRLSVGVEDVEDLRADLAQALARI
- a CDS encoding aminotransferase class V-fold PLP-dependent enzyme encodes the protein MSKLYPSIDPEGLVEYSVVYTDRSLNHMSQSFQDVMKNISRTLKQVYNAQAVAVVPGSGTFGMEAVARQFATDQQCLVIRNGWFSYRWSQILEMGKIPAATTVLKARPVDTGHQAAYAPPPLDEVLAAIAAQKPQIVFAPHVETSSGIILPDEYLRAVGDAVHAVGGLFVLDCIASGTLWVDMQKCAVDLLISAPQKGWSASPCCALVMLSSLALERIEQTQSSSFACDLKKWLQIMQAYEQGGHAYHATMPSDSLARFNEVMKETQAYGFEKVRDEQQALGDRVRAMLTGKGIKSVAAAGFQAPGVVVSYTDDADIKSGKKFANHGLQIAAGVLLQCDEQADFQTFRIGLFGLEKLHNIERTVSTLEQALDEVMGN
- a CDS encoding peroxiredoxin, coding for MNINLPIDHSTNVLIGRRLPAISLPCTTGMDIDLTSLSGWCVIFIYPRTGNPNETAPEGLSEIPGARGCTPQACGFRDSRDQLVDSGFLNVFGLSTQASAYQQELVQRMSLNYSLLSDPHCKLASSLGLKTFDVEGQTFYARITLIIHDGLVVNTFEDIQDPGANATEVLTWIAQSGEA
- a CDS encoding TerC family protein — translated: MIEFLNLPGPWLAIGQIIAIDIMLGADNAVVIAMACRNLPRHLRSKAVISGVAGAIVLRIVMLFFAMQLLALPGLRIVGAILLLWIGIKMMKAEEDHYDSIKGTVLLLNAIKTIVIADAVMSLDNVLAIAGAAGGDMFIVSLGVLISIPIIVWGSGFVLDLIERFPQVVLFGAGLLGWIAGGMASLDTLVQPSMNADKTLYYVASSIGAVFVVCVGSFYARIKTKTDQEECPPL
- a CDS encoding CitMHS family transporter — protein: MLAILGFSMVICFMYLIMTKRLSALIALIIVPIVFAVLGGHYAGLGSMMLDGVKTLAPTGVMLTFSILYFGIMIDAGLFDSLVRNILKLVKGDPLKVLVGTAILTMLVSLDGDSSTTYMIACAAFLPLYQRLGMNVLGLTCILSIATGIMNISPWGGPTARAAAALHVDALEIFLPMIPALLIAAATLVFTAIVLGRRERARLGVIHLEDFHNGSLALGHGSAEECEKLRRPKMFWPNLIVTLVLIACLVVGAMPIQILFMVGFAIAIVINYPRIEQQRERIAAHASNVLAVTALIFAAGIFTGILSGTGMVDAMAKSLLSIIPDSFGPFLAVFTALISMPLTFFMSNDAFYFGILPVIAHTAAQYGITPLEIARASIVGQPVHLLSPLVPALYLLISLAKVDLGDHQRFALKWAILSSLSLLAGGLLFGAFPLYHLS
- the gabD gene encoding NADP-dependent succinate-semialdehyde dehydrogenase, with protein sequence MQLKDASLFRQQAYVDGIWINADNGATFAVDNPANGKTLGTVPGLGRIETQRAIDAAQRALQGWRSLTAKERSIKLRRWYELVLENQDDLARLMTLEQGKPLLEAKGEIIYAASFLEWFAEEAKRVYGDTIPGHQADKRLLVIKQPIGVTAAITPWNFPAAMITRKAGPALAAGCTMVVKPASQTPFTALALAELAERAGIPKGVLNVVTGSATEIGAELTENPIVRKISFTGSTEIGSRLMAQSAPTLKKLSLELGGNAPFIVFDDADLDKAVEGAIASKYRNAGQTCVCVNRLYVQDGVYDAFCEKLRVAVAKLRVGNGLDEGVSVGPLIDAKAVAKIKEHIDDAVSKGARIVAGGEAHSKGGGYFLPTILVDVPNSAKVAREETFGPLAPLFRFMDEAEVVDLANDTEFGLASYFYAHDLSRVFRVAEALEYGMVGINTGLISNEVAPFGGVKASGLGREGSKYGIEEYLEIKYICLSI
- a CDS encoding acetolactate synthase large subunit, with the translated sequence MKAAELVVRCLENEGVEYVFGIPGEENLDLLDSLSRSPIKLILTRHEQPAGFMAATYGRLTGKTGVCLSTLGPGATNLVTAGAYAYLGGMPMLMITGQKPIKKSKQGRFQILDVCGMMAPLTKYTHQLASADNIPSRIREAIRLAEEEKPGSVHLELPEDIAAEDTDSTPIAPSLSRRPVAEAKSIRAAVAKLQAARSPVLVIGAGANRKSTARVLLQLIEKTGIPFVTTQLGKGVVDERHPRFLGNAALSANDFVHRALEAADLIVNIGHDVIEKPPFFMVRGGSEVIHVSFRSAEVDPVYFPQIEVVGDIANAIWEINDALVAQPTWDFKRLLAIREANEAHVAEGATDDRFPVYPQRLVADLRQVMPANGIVALDNGIYKIWFARNYKAYMPNTVLLDNALATMGAGLPSAMAARLVYPQIPIVAVCGDGGFMMNSQELETAVRLKMNLVVIILRDDAYGMIRWKQAQMGFEDFGLDYGNPDFVLYAQSYGAFGHRVNSAAAFAPLVQHCLETPGVHVIDCPVDYSENDRILHQEIKALSAAV
- a CDS encoding 2-keto-4-pentenoate hydratase; this encodes MPTSLFDPNATAAVLLKAWRSGELLNLLPAEVKPETLKQGYDAQDELFKLAGGTQAGWKLGVGSPAAMRAAKLSRPLVGQLERARLHGTGIHLQLPADTPVTIECEIAFVLDRDLPPVMGRTVNPEDIRSTCVTFEVVRSRFTDRKTVGWPSFAADNVGFEALVVGKSICEGIDLHAMRELAETAVVNLDGVPRAKGLFGDTATDPLSSLAALYQHAAERGVTLRAGHLVSTGAMCEPFDIKGPGHVLSVSYFNKELTFSL
- a CDS encoding isocitrate/isopropylmalate dehydrogenase family protein, with translation MENTSSNKIPATLIPGDGIGPEVVEATVRVLDALGSPFDWDVQVAGMAGVAAVGDPLPTATLDSIRARKLVLKGPLTTPVGEGFRSSNVRLRETFELFGNVRPAKTLIPGRYQDIDLVLIRENLAGFYVANEYYIPVGNDPRAIAVSSGINTREGSERIARFAFEYAIKNGRKKITVVHKANILKKLTGLFLEAAREVAKEYEGRVEIEDMIVDACAMQLVLNPWRFDMLLCTNLFGDILSDQLAGLVGGLGMAPGSNFGTDTAIFEAVHGSAPDIAGMGIANPISLMLAAAMMLTHVGLEQDAQRLRVAIDETLNTDNVRTRDLTGQASTLEFADAVCQRLRAQ